Proteins encoded in a region of the Paenibacillus pedocola genome:
- a CDS encoding helix-turn-helix domain-containing protein: MTEGKIIKHYREKQQLTQRELGHGICSVTHLSKIERGITEYSSEIIDLLCGRLNINMATEIERFHMTQRKLNEWHDAMVMQRTKEAEILKEQIERETLKDLPDYKIPYPLLLTRYYLYNNDLKPASRLIREIGKDEYASPYVRNYFKHLQGIYYFLSGKFLECIGVLTEIDEPEYTEQEYFYHLALAYHSIHSNIIAYYYGEKALQYFRKTLNLVRIIDTETLLLIQLSVNEPHYFSIAKQSYENLIKACELCGSIDRKYKLLHNLAFEHMRRGLYDEAADLFEQVMELISGPDHSFYLTVLDCYITSCVGAKRLPVSELLALTYQGLTLATERTDNRAINFNLLMLSLKEDWQPYYRYIEEEALPHFRSNGDTYAIERYERKLLSYYLKSGERDKALDLSLSMIGGMSSGLENY, from the coding sequence ATGACTGAGGGGAAAATCATCAAGCACTACCGGGAGAAGCAGCAATTAACCCAGCGTGAGCTTGGTCATGGGATTTGCTCAGTGACTCATCTAAGCAAAATAGAGCGGGGCATCACCGAGTATTCCTCCGAAATCATCGATTTATTATGCGGGCGCCTCAATATCAATATGGCTACAGAGATAGAACGTTTCCATATGACCCAGCGCAAGTTAAACGAATGGCATGATGCGATGGTAATGCAGCGGACGAAAGAAGCGGAGATCCTGAAGGAGCAGATTGAGCGGGAAACACTTAAAGATTTGCCCGATTACAAAATCCCGTATCCCCTGCTGTTAACCCGTTACTATTTATATAACAATGACTTGAAGCCTGCTTCCAGGCTGATCCGGGAGATTGGAAAGGATGAATATGCTTCGCCTTACGTGCGCAACTATTTTAAGCATCTTCAGGGAATCTATTATTTTTTGTCGGGTAAATTCCTGGAATGTATCGGCGTTTTGACGGAGATTGACGAGCCGGAGTATACCGAACAGGAGTATTTCTATCATTTGGCGCTTGCGTATCATTCGATTCATTCCAATATTATCGCCTACTATTATGGGGAAAAAGCGCTGCAATATTTCCGCAAGACACTTAATCTGGTGCGGATTATCGATACCGAGACCCTTTTGCTGATTCAGCTGAGTGTGAATGAACCGCATTATTTCTCGATAGCTAAGCAGTCTTACGAAAATCTGATCAAAGCCTGTGAGTTATGCGGCTCTATCGACCGCAAGTACAAGCTGCTCCATAACCTTGCCTTTGAGCATATGCGCCGGGGGCTGTACGACGAAGCGGCCGACCTGTTCGAACAGGTGATGGAGCTGATTAGCGGGCCGGACCATTCGTTCTACCTGACTGTGCTTGACTGCTATATCACTTCCTGCGTGGGCGCTAAGCGCCTTCCCGTATCCGAATTGCTTGCTTTAACCTATCAAGGGCTGACACTGGCGACGGAGCGTACAGACAACCGGGCGATTAACTTTAACCTGCTGATGCTGTCGCTGAAAGAGGATTGGCAGCCGTATTACCGTTATATTGAGGAGGAAGCCCTGCCGCATTTCCGCAGCAATGGCGACACCTATGCCATCGAGCGGTATGAGCGCAAGCTGTTGTCCTATTATCTAAAGAGCGGCGAACGCGATAAAGCACTGGATCTTTCGCTCTCCATGATTGGCGGCATGAGCAGCGGGCTGGAGAATTATTGA
- a CDS encoding 6-phospho-beta-glucosidase, which translates to MAANQGLKIAVIGGGSSYTPELIEGFILHHKELPVTELWLVDIEPGLRKLNIVGSLAKRMVQESGLPITVHLTTDRREAIAGADFVSTQIRVGMLDARARDESIPLKYGVIGQETTGPGGMMKALRTIPVILDICRDIEELAPDAWLLNFTNPAGMVTEAVLRYSKVKSIGLCNAPIGLIKQVSAKYNAAPDRIYAEFVGLNHLHWITRIDVEGEDKLDEMLADTAGYSAKNVPAREWNPEFLQSLRALPSYYLKYFYMTDAMLEEQLASARQGANRAEVVKRVEEELFEIYSNLELKEKPKQLEQRGGAFYSEAAVNLMRSLHNGTNDIQTLNVANRGILSFLPEDASIEVNCVVTKTGPLPLPLTKVPPMAKGLIHAVKTYEQLAIDAAVTGDRSLAIQALAHHPLVPSVETAIFMLDEMLEANREYLPNFFAGKEAASATAE; encoded by the coding sequence TTGGCAGCTAACCAAGGACTTAAGATCGCCGTGATTGGCGGCGGCTCTTCCTATACACCTGAACTGATCGAAGGCTTCATTCTCCATCACAAGGAGCTTCCTGTGACTGAGCTGTGGCTCGTGGATATTGAGCCCGGCCTGCGTAAGCTGAACATTGTCGGCAGTCTGGCTAAGCGGATGGTGCAGGAATCGGGTCTGCCGATTACAGTCCACCTGACGACTGACCGCCGCGAGGCGATTGCCGGAGCGGACTTCGTCAGCACCCAGATCCGCGTCGGCATGCTGGACGCCCGCGCCCGCGATGAGTCCATTCCGCTCAAATACGGCGTCATCGGCCAGGAAACGACCGGCCCGGGCGGAATGATGAAAGCGCTGCGCACCATTCCCGTCATCCTGGACATCTGCCGGGATATCGAAGAGCTCGCTCCTGATGCCTGGCTGCTGAACTTCACCAACCCGGCGGGAATGGTGACCGAAGCGGTGCTGAGATACTCGAAGGTGAAGAGCATCGGACTCTGCAATGCGCCGATCGGGCTGATCAAGCAGGTATCAGCGAAATACAATGCCGCGCCGGACCGGATTTATGCCGAGTTCGTCGGGCTTAATCACCTGCACTGGATTACCCGGATTGATGTCGAGGGTGAAGACAAGCTGGATGAGATGCTGGCCGATACGGCTGGCTACAGCGCGAAGAACGTCCCTGCACGGGAGTGGAATCCCGAATTCCTGCAGTCCTTGCGTGCTCTGCCCTCTTATTATTTGAAATATTTCTACATGACCGACGCCATGCTCGAAGAGCAGCTGGCCTCCGCCAGGCAGGGTGCAAACCGTGCCGAAGTAGTCAAACGCGTCGAGGAAGAGCTGTTCGAAATCTACAGCAATCTGGAGCTGAAGGAGAAGCCGAAGCAGCTGGAGCAGCGCGGCGGAGCCTTTTATTCCGAAGCGGCGGTCAACCTGATGCGCTCGCTACATAACGGCACGAATGATATTCAGACACTGAACGTGGCGAACCGCGGCATTCTCAGCTTTTTGCCGGAGGATGCCAGCATTGAGGTCAACTGTGTCGTCACGAAGACCGGTCCGCTGCCGCTGCCGCTGACCAAGGTGCCGCCGATGGCGAAGGGACTGATCCATGCCGTGAAGACGTATGAGCAGCTGGCGATTGACGCCGCCGTTACCGGCGACCGCAGCCTGGCGATCCAGGCGCTCGCCCATCATCCGCTCGTGCCTTCCGTAGAGACGGCTATATTCATGCTGGATGAAATGCTGGAGGCGAACAGGGAGTATTTGCCGAATTTTTTTGCCGGTAAGGAAGCGGCTTCGGCCACTGCAGAATAA
- a CDS encoding N-acetylglucosamine kinase, producing the protein MAYYMGIDGGGSKTYALLTDAAGNVLGKGRSGNGNHQTGVEEAAANIRAAAFAALTEAGLRLEDVRHTYLGLAGADRKTDYDILHPLIRGIGFSRYTIGGDTMIGLRAGTDRPYGVALICGTGTNAAGRNREGQHFQCGGFDYMYGDFGGGGALNVEVFRTVIRAWDGREAPTLLTAALLELLGYKSVGDMYNDFLDHGKSVPLHAARLLFPATAAGDTAALAILHRQGAELGKSAAAVIRRLGMEHDVFDVVLAGSLLTRGDRGWIRGPIEQAVREAAPHASVVTLATEPVVGAVWAALESDGLSITSEIYDKMRPFQEFEPIPITTRQE; encoded by the coding sequence TTGGCTTACTATATGGGGATCGATGGGGGCGGAAGTAAAACCTATGCCCTGCTGACCGATGCCGCCGGCAACGTGCTCGGTAAGGGCAGGAGCGGCAACGGCAATCACCAGACCGGCGTGGAGGAAGCCGCCGCGAATATCCGTGCAGCAGCGTTTGCCGCGCTTACGGAGGCCGGGCTCCGGCTTGAGGATGTCAGGCATACCTATCTCGGGCTCGCCGGAGCCGACCGCAAGACGGACTACGACATCCTCCATCCGCTGATCCGCGGCATCGGATTCAGCCGCTATACGATTGGCGGTGACACGATGATCGGCCTCCGGGCGGGCACGGACCGCCCGTACGGGGTTGCCCTGATCTGCGGCACCGGCACCAATGCCGCAGGACGTAACCGTGAAGGCCAGCACTTCCAGTGCGGCGGCTTCGATTATATGTACGGCGATTTCGGCGGCGGCGGCGCGCTGAATGTCGAGGTGTTCCGCACCGTGATCCGTGCCTGGGACGGGCGCGAGGCACCAACTCTGCTGACGGCAGCGCTGCTGGAGCTGCTGGGCTACAAGTCGGTCGGGGACATGTACAACGACTTCCTCGACCACGGCAAATCCGTGCCGCTGCATGCGGCGCGCCTGCTGTTCCCGGCGACAGCAGCCGGCGATACCGCCGCGCTTGCCATCCTGCACCGGCAGGGTGCCGAGCTGGGCAAGTCGGCAGCGGCCGTGATCCGCAGGCTGGGCATGGAGCATGACGTCTTCGACGTCGTGCTGGCCGGCAGCCTGCTGACCCGGGGGGACCGCGGCTGGATCCGCGGGCCCATTGAACAGGCTGTGCGCGAAGCCGCGCCGCACGCCTCTGTTGTTACCTTGGCCACAGAGCCTGTGGTCGGTGCGGTGTGGGCTGCGCTGGAAAGCGACGGCCTCAGCATCACCAGTGAAATCTATGACAAAATGCGTCCCTTTCAAGAATTCGAACCCATTCCGATAACAACAAGACAGGAGTGA
- a CDS encoding LacI family DNA-binding transcriptional regulator codes for MKVSIFDVAKKSGLSVVTVSRVLNGAGSVRENNRQKVLDAIRELDYRPSAAARSLASGKTGIIGLIVTTLQDSFFDAVVKELNEVLALHGYFLAISISTGMEGSDHHYLIQEDRVDGLILLSPMEEDNYLVELKRRGIPYVLIDNQQESNDAYSVTIDNVKGGYAAASHLLELGHTSIAHLCGQEMFRSTRERRSGFLQALQEQGLEPFEIVHGDFDIGMGYDTGKRWLREGKLPTAVFAGDDNIALGLINALMEAGVRVPEEVAVVGYDDHYIASQLRPHLTTLRQPADKIGLAAADMLLRRMNGNMKRGASIRIDPELIVRESTAAAR; via the coding sequence ATGAAAGTAAGTATATTTGATGTAGCCAAAAAATCGGGATTGTCCGTTGTTACCGTATCCCGCGTACTAAACGGCGCCGGATCCGTGCGGGAAAACAACCGGCAGAAGGTGCTCGATGCGATCCGGGAGCTGGACTACCGGCCGAGCGCGGCTGCCCGCAGTCTGGCCAGCGGCAAGACCGGAATTATCGGCCTGATCGTAACGACGCTGCAGGATTCCTTCTTCGATGCAGTGGTCAAAGAGCTGAACGAGGTGCTTGCGCTGCACGGGTATTTCCTGGCCATCTCCATCTCTACAGGTATGGAAGGCAGCGACCATCATTACCTGATCCAGGAGGACCGGGTAGACGGACTGATTCTGCTATCGCCGATGGAGGAAGACAATTATCTCGTGGAGCTGAAGCGCCGGGGCATTCCCTATGTGCTGATCGATAATCAGCAGGAGAGCAATGATGCCTACTCGGTTACCATCGACAATGTCAAAGGCGGCTATGCCGCAGCCAGCCATCTGCTGGAGCTGGGACACACCTCCATCGCCCATCTCTGCGGGCAGGAGATGTTCCGCAGCACGCGCGAGCGGCGCAGCGGCTTCCTGCAGGCACTGCAGGAGCAAGGGTTAGAGCCGTTCGAAATTGTACACGGAGATTTCGATATCGGCATGGGTTATGACACGGGCAAGCGCTGGCTCCGGGAGGGGAAGCTGCCCACGGCAGTGTTCGCGGGCGATGACAACATCGCGCTCGGCCTGATCAATGCCCTGATGGAGGCCGGCGTCCGCGTGCCGGAAGAGGTAGCGGTGGTCGGCTATGACGACCATTATATTGCTTCACAGCTCCGCCCGCATCTGACCACGCTGCGCCAGCCTGCCGACAAGATCGGACTGGCCGCAGCCGATATGCTGCTGCGGCGGATGAACGGCAATATGAAGCGGGGCGCCAGCATCCGGATTGATCCGGAGCTGATTGTGCGGGAATCGACTGCGGCCGCCAGATAG
- a CDS encoding ABC transporter substrate-binding protein, whose translation MNKNTIRKRSALLLAALLTTAAALSGCGGGKSAGNVATGSGNNGNNGGSDEQVTITHYTIDSEDRTFIEKLIPDFEKEHPNIKVKVEKAPYEQFDSKLQTLIAGGKSPDVTSHYGYGGFAEYYNKDMLLDLTDLIAEDGFKAEDYHIPDNLMKIYTVNDRTYGIPVNMYVTLMLYNKDMFDAAKLSYPPSDYEDKSWTFEKMVEEAKQMTLVSDDIAKTQYGVDFTWAERDMRPLYFGAEPYSADTWTNGGVPSETHFDSPEVIAAYQKLFDLVFKDKVSPTSEWSKSVAGQNGDPFVAGKIGMSIGGSWNLAGANDFPFKIGVAAVPWGGNDKVRSTLYVDPLLILKGSKHPKEAFEWIKFLMTTEVQEKSIELSGGNPPVNTEAAEAYYKHFDGIDPEDVKKVYEGAVKYGYESYNHLITNYSQINDMFINELQPVETGHKTLEEVMPVIQNKVTEIIKR comes from the coding sequence ATGAATAAGAACACCATTAGGAAACGGTCCGCATTGCTGCTGGCCGCACTGTTGACTACAGCGGCGGCTTTGTCCGGCTGCGGCGGGGGTAAATCGGCAGGCAATGTGGCAACAGGCAGCGGAAACAACGGTAACAACGGCGGCTCAGACGAACAAGTGACGATTACGCACTATACGATTGATTCCGAGGACCGCACCTTCATCGAGAAGCTGATTCCTGATTTTGAGAAGGAGCACCCGAATATCAAGGTCAAAGTGGAAAAAGCGCCCTACGAGCAGTTCGACAGCAAGCTGCAGACCCTGATTGCCGGAGGCAAATCGCCCGATGTCACCAGCCACTACGGATACGGCGGTTTTGCCGAATATTACAACAAAGATATGCTGCTCGATCTGACCGACCTGATAGCCGAAGACGGGTTCAAAGCCGAGGATTACCATATCCCGGACAATCTGATGAAAATATATACGGTCAATGACCGTACCTACGGCATCCCGGTGAATATGTACGTCACACTTATGCTGTACAACAAGGATATGTTCGATGCTGCGAAGCTCTCCTATCCGCCAAGTGACTACGAGGACAAGAGCTGGACGTTTGAGAAAATGGTCGAAGAAGCCAAACAGATGACCTTAGTGTCGGACGATATCGCCAAAACTCAATACGGGGTTGACTTTACCTGGGCTGAACGTGATATGCGGCCGCTGTATTTCGGAGCAGAACCGTATTCCGCGGATACGTGGACTAACGGGGGCGTACCGTCTGAGACACATTTTGACTCACCGGAGGTTATCGCTGCTTACCAGAAATTATTCGATCTGGTCTTTAAGGACAAAGTATCACCTACCTCCGAGTGGAGCAAAAGTGTAGCGGGCCAGAACGGCGACCCCTTCGTAGCCGGCAAAATCGGTATGTCGATCGGCGGCTCCTGGAATCTGGCAGGCGCGAATGATTTTCCGTTTAAAATCGGCGTAGCCGCAGTCCCATGGGGCGGTAATGATAAAGTACGGAGCACCTTGTATGTTGACCCGCTGCTGATTCTAAAAGGCTCGAAGCATCCGAAGGAAGCTTTTGAATGGATCAAGTTCCTGATGACGACAGAGGTTCAGGAGAAATCCATCGAGCTGAGCGGCGGCAATCCGCCGGTGAACACCGAGGCTGCGGAAGCTTACTACAAGCATTTTGACGGCATTGATCCAGAGGATGTGAAGAAGGTGTACGAAGGTGCGGTCAAATACGGCTATGAATCCTACAACCATCTGATCACCAACTATTCGCAGATCAACGACATGTTCATCAATGAGCTCCAGCCGGTCGAGACCGGCCACAAAACACTTGAGGAAGTGATGCCGGTTATTCAGAACAAGGTCACCGAGATTATCAAGCGGTAA